From the genome of Cydia pomonella isolate Wapato2018A chromosome 1, ilCydPomo1, whole genome shotgun sequence:
CTGTCAGCCCCGCCGAATACCGGGATTAAATTCCTCGTGCgggattgcattccctagtcactacccactaggccagaccggtcgtcaaaacatgttcgtcaatatataaactaaaaacatgccaaactattccaattttatgaaaaatacggAAAATAGTTGccgcgttatttttttgtttaacgcacgattccaatgcgcgcgcaaggcaaaggcgcgaacgaaatcgacaaacagctaattgaaaaaatttataaagctaatatttttgtatttctattcgacggatggagatcaaatcgttaaaattatatgtttattcattaatgtaatttacgagataatttaatctataaattatgtttggtgtgataaaacctctttgaactaacatttgacaCCAAATTTaatagcgttttttcttaaaaattaaatcggtaacttgaaaaattataacgcctgcaaatttgtaatagcaagcaaaatataaaatgagtaaaactcggaaaccacaaataaaatgactcgtattataatctCGCTTTGCGAGTGCAATATAATGATGCCTTCAGGATTTTGCTCGGTCTTCGACGGAGGTGCAGTGCTTCGGGCATGTTTGCGGAGGCAAGTGTTGATGGTTTTCATGCGATTATAAGAAAGCGCTGTGCCTCCTTACTTGATAGGTTGTTAGGGAGTCCAAACAGCATCCTGAAGGTGTTTGCCAGGAGGTGGGACTCACCGATGATGCGTAGATGGATCAGTCTGCACTCCAGTTTCGTAAATTATGAGTGTTAGTTATAagattatttaattcaatttaaatgcttattattttatttctgttcattattatgttatgattttttattaattttaattttttgcctGTGAAGAATTTGTactgaataatataattataattattgcaatttgattagtttttagATGTATAATTAATGCTGATAtgtctgaattatttttaatgaaatgatttatatattgtaattaatgctgacatgtttgaattattttaatgaattgatttttatattttaattggtgctgacatgtttgaattattattattattattttttatttgttttttttttcatatcacATTTTATCATATCAAAGTGTACGTATTGCTCACCCGGTATTGTATAGTCCTAGCCCTAAGTATACGTGTTGCATGGTAGATTATAGGAAATTgtaatagtcatagtcatagtttaacattattatttaagtctgttactaacacttatatgggctatgcctgaattaaacgattatttaatttaatttaatttaattttataattgaatatgaaggtacaaaaatttggcttttaaagaatttatcaataaccacgggaacatagcgtaataaagtacacccgccattctgactgtcaggatggcgggtgtactgttttttggtgataactttcagtaccgtgaggtacatttttagggttccgtagtcaactaggaacccttatagtttcgccatgtccgtctgtctgtctgtctgtccgaggctttgctccgtggtcgttagtgctagaaagctgaaatttggcatggatatataaatcaataaagccgactaagtcgtacaataaaatctaaaaaattttttttttagggtacctcccctacacgtaaagtgggggtgaattttttttttcgcttcaaccctagagtgtggggtatcgttggaaaggtctttcaaaactaataggggttttcaagaaacattttttgataaagtgaatatattcggagataatcgctccgaaagaaaaaaaaatgtgtccccccctctaacttttgaaccataggtccaaaaaatatgaaaaaaatcgtggaagtagagcttaagaaagacattaaatgaaaactatagcggatatgatcagtttagctgtttttgagttatcgcaaaaagttttcccttcatagtaaaaagactttaattcgGTACTgattaccgtaaaaccacccaactatagtccaaagctcccaactatggtccacaaataaactcagtttttctcgttcaggtgtgtattttactatatttttgtagttctaaggcaaagtatgtttagaaatggaaggtaaaactaggagtaaaccaaaaggaacattggtatagatacttaatttccttttgaacttgtggaccatagttgcagtattggactatagttgggtagttttacggtatgcaaatttgcctatttgtttaactcgggtgaacggtaccgtttcatcccttggttaacaatttactatactttaagctccagtttagcttattgtgacggaagagtaactacggaaccctacactgagcgtggcccgacatgctcttggccggtttttttttaaaggaggtactaaatagtacaaattaggtacaaaatatggtatggttttcatttaattttatttaggtacacccgccattctgactctcacctaCTTACAGTCGTAAGTAACTATTGAATGTCAcagttcaaaaatattttggtaaaaTGAAGAAAAACTCAAGTACTAACAGAAGATTGGTATTGATATGTACTATTGTATTACACTTGTGGACTGGcttatagttgggtggttttacgggtCACTTAGTGCTATACAATGGCACTGTTAGGTTAGATGTCACTGCTTGTCTATAGAAAGCAGCTCAGATCGAGCTATGGAATGATGAATCAGTTGCTTGACTCCTGGCATCCAGACACCCACTTTGCTCACTTCATTCACCATCAGAGCTTTGTGGATTTCATCTGCTTTTCTAGGCTCATCTTCCCGTAGAGCTGTTAAAACAAATAGCATTTATTTTAGAACAAGTAAAGGTTTATAACAGTAAGCACAGTCACGtccgaaaatatcgatacggacaatgtgccaatagttagttagtgcttctgggcattttccgcaattcgacaaccattgtgcctattttgcgtgaaatcaaggtagcgctactctaacctcCCTAGCtgctccacgaagcctagcaaaactttcaggttgctaactgccccCTTTAGTGTGCATGGAGTCCCCCTAGGTATTGCTTCTGTATACTTGTACCTGTTTGAAGTgtaggagaatgtgttttgttgtttcctcttcttcatGCACACTCtgcccatattgtgtaggtgtttgtttagtgtgttgtGTTCTGTAATTAAttctactattttacgtagttggtgactaggtgttttcagtagtattttggtgagcttgtagTTTAGTTCCGGTAAATAtttttggtctgcctgcatgtgtccactTCCTTCCAGTacttattgtgcagttgtctgctATAACAACTCGTCTCTGGATGGCCGATGAAGTCAAGCCAGAGTTGAGTCCCGGTCCACTCTGACCAATGAAGACACCCCAGAGACAGAGACCCTGACTAACTCTCGGGAGCACTCAGGTATGTGGGATGTGGGGTCATTACTcaccaacagctcgccacaagctgccctgcaggcttattattgttatacatatttttagcactttgtctatatcaatatttttagatgtgactgtacatatattaaTTTAGAACTGATAAAGTAGTTATAAACTagcaataaatacaataatcaaaaacagTGCATATGGTACTTGAAAAgtaattgataaaataaagatcAGTTATTAGCATTATTAAcaccaaaacaaaaatatgaatgaAGCAAATGAACCAGGGAAGGGCCAATTACATCTGTGCAAGCAGGGGTTAGTTACCAATAATGACATTACCATGGGCAAGCTCCTTCATTTGTGCTTGTACTTCAAGATTTAATTTTCCATCCATCCACATTTGTTCCATAACATCTAACCTTCTTCTTATATCATTTGCTTTGGCTCCCAGCTCACTGCTGCTTTCTAATAAAGCTAGTAGAAGAGTCTTCACTTCCACTAGAACACTTTCACTATTAATGGTTATGTCACAGTTATTGGGCATGATTCTCTGAGTAACACTTGGTGAAACCAGTGTGGTGGGCGCACCGGATGGCATCGGTGGCATATTGAGGGGGGCTGCACTTGCAGGGCTTGTGTTAGCCCCTGACAAGGGAAAGGCAACtcttttattcaaaaagttaCGAGGTCGATTCGGAGGCGTTTGTTGACTATTAAAGGAGATCTTTGGTGGATCATTCCATCCAGGGTCAAATGACACTGAAAAgaaattcatatatatatttttttattactaccgATAACAACAAATTGCTATATTGGCCAAATTTTACTTACCTCTGCCGTCGTTGACGGAATTGTCCATTGTTGTAATCTTATGTGTTATACTAAAATGCAGCAGTGCCTTacagcacagaataaataatagtactctAACAGTACGAAAGATAGAGGAaaagaaagtaaaaataaaaaagacggCTGCACTGCACGTACAAATTAGTTTCGTtcaacaataatataatatttaatagttcCTATCAGTTCCTatgtacaatattataaatactctTTAAGTGCCAAATAAATCCACACCAAATCCACACTTTGTCAGGCATGAGAGCCTACCATGAAAACCGAAATTGGGAACttgcgaggatctttctcttttactctcactaagcccagggcggctaccgggaaaatcgaaattcgtcaattgcgggcatttttctctgtcactctaattaccttttagtgagagtaaaagagaaagatgcccgcaatttgctaatttcggttttcgcggtaggccccctggctataaccgcgaaaatcgaagttcgtcaattgcgaggattttctctgtcactctaatttcgGTTTTCACGGTAGCCCCCCTGATGTCAGAGGGTCTTTCTCTGCcaactctaattacgccttaattggaagccgtaaaagaaaaaaatctcgcAATTTGCGCACTTAgctgttcgcggtaggccctcggaCCCGATTTCGAAacagaatatttttccgttACACCAAATATCGGCACATCGTGTACAAATGTAAAAATGCAGGCAGGATGAGTGTaataaagcgccaattacatccacacttcccgatatcgggccgaaatgaataataataataacgtttaTTGCTTTCACATTGGTGTTCATACAGATGTTcttaatgaataatataatgtttcacaatatgacaccctgtaagggtatTGCAATTTTAGCGCCATAATTGGATCAAAATCATCCACACTTCCTGATTTCAGGACAGGgaccctaccgcgaaaaccgaaattcgcaaatctttctcttttactctcactaagacgaaGTTAGAggctataaccacgaaaatcgcagttcgtcaattgcgggcattttttctgtcactaattatgtgttagtgagagtaaaagagaaagatccccgcaattttgTGAGAACTTCGCTCACCTGTAGACTAATCTCAGGAAAACACTATATATAGTTAAACACTTTAATTACTATTAcataacacaataaaataaaactcaataCAAAAATCAGCCTCCGCTGACAATTATAATTTTTGCTCGACAGAGAACCGTCACATTCCATTCAAACATCCCTCAAGTTTCAAACCAGCCAGTATGTCAACCTCTTTGGTCGAACACTCCTCAATTGTTTTCCCTCAGACATTCTATCCTCATCAAAACTCTCCTGGTTTCTTTCACTCTCACTAACGAACAGCCTTCAACACACACCCATCTCTCTACGACAAAACTCATGCTTCTCTCTAACAACGGCTTTTGTCAAGACATCAGCAACCATTCGCTTCGTTTCTAAGTATGCCAGCGAAATTGC
Proteins encoded in this window:
- the LOC133519466 gene encoding steroid receptor RNA activator 1, producing MDNSVNDGRVSFDPGWNDPPKISFNSQQTPPNRPRNFLNKRVAFPLSGANTSPASAAPLNMPPMPSGAPTTLVSPSVTQRIMPNNCDITINSESVLVEVKTLLLALLESSSELGAKANDIRRRLDVMEQMWMDGKLNLEVQAQMKELAHALREDEPRKADEIHKALMVNEVSKVGVWMPGVKQLIHHSIARSELLSIDKQ